CTGTCATTTAATTTCATCAATTTCATAGTAATATTATTGCCAGGTGCGGTTTGTACAGAAATTCCCGCGGTCGCTGGTCGGACTCTAGTTTACGCAGTTATGgagtttaaaactttaaaaattagaaatctattcccagtccactataatttggatctttttaaatcgagagtgaatagacatcttgacattgacatgttccatcctagactgcatcggcacttaccatcaggtgagattgtggtcaaataccttttcctaattaaaaaaaaaactgctactTGCTCACATATCGGATCAATTTGTCTTTATAGAGTCGATCGCAAATTACAATCTCATTTTAAAGCAACATGCTGAAATAATACGACAGTTGGCATGACtaaaagtaatatatttataagtaatgtaggtacataatgtatgtatttataatatgtctGTGTTTGGCATTCATTTTCgtattaaaatgagagcgtagctTAGGTTGTACATTATGGCAGCGACTCGTTCTTCTGACTTTTAAGCTTCAAAGAGATTGGTAgaataaacgtcagtccatacaatactcgtacatatgaccattagccgaggttttcgacagaggggtaagctcttaaaggcgactcagGAGGCCAACCGCGAAAATCgcagttcgtcaattgcgggcatatatttttctcagtcactctaattacgtcttagtgagtaaagaagaaagatccccgcaatttgcgaatttcgatttctaaaataatgttccttcttgaaaatttaatatatttataggcTTAGATTGGTTATTAGGTTTAACAACTATTTTCGCAATAAAAttattgaagtaaaaaaaatttgtatttacTTTCCCaccaaaatatcataaaattctaaatttaaaaccaaACCCATCATTAAAGAGCGCACTCACatcagaggacctaccgcgaaacacgaaaatctaaatttcgttgtCTGCCTCTcttatcgctcgaatatacaaaagtgatagaggcagataatGCCCAaaataactctgcagcgattttgataacgtagactgtgcaagtgttagtTAATAcgtcatattaattttatagaagtatgacgtgtaaaataacacttgcatagtcTATGCTATCATAATTGCTGCAGTTTTATGTTTGTCTTCTATTTTCGtgttttgcggtaggccctcagttcatCCATTtgaggggcccactgattaccagttcgccggacgatatcggcctttCCTCTACTGCTATCACGTCTGAAAGAGTAAAAAAGAAATGTTAGCCAGCAATGACGCATATATTATTCTCAAGATGAATGGGAATTTATGGCTTAAACTTACTATTTACTTGTTTTTTAGATAAGATACCTAGTTGGTACCATCAACTAATATCTATCCATTCATATTCCTAATAATATTGAATGTAGACCTCCAATGTCAAGTTATACATTAAAgcttttggttttttttttaaattattggtaCAAgcctttatcgctgactgtacttttctctccacaggcaactaatactcatcaagaagattctaacaaccccaaacacaattagtttgcgttgttttatcacagagttcctatggccacatcctgtctccatcatcagatcagcttgatcaTACCATAATACTGCATTGTCAtcagacttacatatgtatgcaaaatgtcACCTCAGAAAcctggaagtgggtcaaattaaaCTTGCGATATTTGATTACAGATGCACAGATAACAGGATGATGAaattaaaagcttgtattaaTTGTGCTACCACTTAGGTACTCGTAGTTCTCAAGTGATTTatactaactaactaaataGGACTTattatacccactaggccagaccggaatgtaaaatttctaaaatatgtGGTATTATTCTGACATACCTTTATTCTGCAGGATGGAGGGCTCGACTTGAGAATATGAGCATGATGGATGCTCATGGAAGTCTTCGCCTGAAATTGTTAAATGTATTATTCAATATAAAGATATGTTTTaatggaaactataggtctaagTTAAGAGAAGAaactgtaacaatatttttctataaagATTGAGCATGAACTAATTTTTCTCTTCTgtatttatagaaataaaaatttgaaccttatttattgagataaataaataaaaatatgcctGTTTATTCCTGAATAAGTTGCTTTCACAACAAACTATTGGAAAATAAAAGGTGTCCAATTCATTGAACACACATAAATGGATACTTATAAGCATTACTTGAGATAAGACATTcacaaaaacatacaaacattCTTAGAAACAGATATAAAAAGAAGTTGTGTTTTAAGATGTCAAGTCACATCAGAAACATCATAGCCTATTTGAAAATAGGCAGTTGTATATTTCACATGATAAAAATACCATGCAGACTTTTGCATAATAATATGCACACCTATTTGAAAGTGGGCAGTTATGTTTTTTTCCAAGGTAAAGTTAAAAGACCATTCTGATGACATtgttaaacataaaatacatataaaagtaTACTTTATTGTCTATCTATGTATGTGAAATTAGCTTATGCCTGCGACTTGTTGTGCGTGGGATTATGAAGTTGATAATGATGATTGGTGAAAACTATCCGATTCCCCGGGCCTtcaactatctctataccaaattaaCTCTGATCTTGGTTCGGTGTTTAagtgtgaagaggtaacagacaggcCAAAGTCACTTTCAGAttagagttactttcgcatttataataatagtagGCATAAAACACATACCTGGCCTTCCTATGACAAGTGTTTGTTCAATTGTGTTGTCCTCATCATCTTGGTCTTTAAAATAATTGTGGTCACTCAGAGCATGTGGcactaaaaaacaatattataaaatattataatccaAGAAACGAAATCTATACATAGCTTTAATtcaatagttttattatttaatcgtaGAGCGTGTTCAACGGTGAAATAAGAACGAAATAAGAATTTCGTATTGATATATGGTAATTAAGCATGAACTGTAAAAAGTCAAGTACATAGTCACGTGTTAATAAATCTTTCTTTACGTAGTTATGATAGAAGTAGAAGTGGGTAGGTACTCACCAGTTCCAAGTGCTGCAAGAGGTTCACCGTGTGCTATTTCATCATCCCTAAATAGGCAAGGGTAAGAAAACCGAAGTCTTTTGCCTTCTGCGTCAAACTGCTGCTTGTCGAAATGTTTTTCACACACACGTTTCCTGAGCAGTTGCTCTTTTGATAGACCGAGAAGAAGAGGATTCGTAGGCACAAGGAAAGACATCCACAAATTTCTAAGGAAATCCTTCTTAGGAAATGCAAAAAGTCGATGTGTTTCATTTGTTGCATTGCACCCACCAACACAACACTTTTAAGTCTCATGGTTATTTATTATTGCACAACCGACACCGCAGCACAATAACAAAGTATTGTTCCGAACAGCAAAGAAGAATTTGGATATTTAGGATCTCAACTCAGCGAAAAAGCGAGGAGATACACTACACACCAACGTACTCGACTTTGAAATTCGGCACAATAAAGTCGTCAAAACTTTTCAAATGTATAATGGCTGCTGCGAAGGAGGGGGCTGGGGTGGCGGGGCGAGGGGAGGGGCGATGGTAGCGCTACATCGGCCGTTTTGGGAGTTATACTGTCATAGCCCTGCTGACAATCGCTGTACTGTACTACACATTTATTAgcaattagccgggtccacacagagcgagcatacgtgcgaggcaatttcttcACGCACAAACgcgcacgtacgtgctcgctcgctcgttctgtgtggacccggctataaTGCGTTACTTGAAAGTAGTGTTATAATGGTTGTGTGAACATTTAAAAGACCtactaaaaaactaaaaagggaTTGAAAATGCAATagtatttacgattatttatttcattatttcaatTACATTTATATTCATATGAACCATTCAGGTTTTTTACGAATCTTCACATACTTAAACTTTGgtt
This genomic stretch from Cydia pomonella isolate Wapato2018A chromosome 24, ilCydPomo1, whole genome shotgun sequence harbors:
- the LOC133530965 gene encoding uncharacterized protein LOC133530965, translated to MSFLVPTNPLLLGLSKEQLLRKRVCEKHFDKQQFDAEGKRLRFSYPCLFRDDEIAHGEPLAALGTVPHALSDHNYFKDQDDEDNTIEQTLVIGRPGEDFHEHPSCSYSQVEPSILQNKGMSE